The DNA sequence cttagcttgcagtggctcatCGACAATCACGGTGGCATGCTACGGAAGcctaaaaatgacgctaaaacggatccccaGCAAAGAAAAGTAGGCataacgaggtcgtaaatgtgccgaaagtcctcgaaaacgttacacggccacgcaaaacgttttattAGAAGCACaaaaacccatgctctccggcaggggctaATGGCCattgccggagcgatcggcggcagccatctttgattctttcaatcccggccacggcggccgcatttcgatgggggcgaaatgcgaaaacacccgtgtgcttagatttaggcgcacgttaaagaaccccaggtggtcaaaatttctgaagtcctccactacggcgtgcttcataatcagaaactggttttggcacgtaaaaccccaaatattattattatatcttttattctttcggaacggggcagccttcggctactcagaagaaaattcagttttgttcagcatagtAATGaatctttaacacgtacacgtgACTTTGACGCGGGAAgtctttgcggttttgtgacgtcgcgtgagaggcaggtgaagtgggtgcagcccgaaagcttttaaCCAATGGCCGACAGCTAATTACTAaagggcgtcgaatcagaaataaatatttttgttttgttcggtcaaagtatgcataatcagtctgtacacgtcatatcagatgggcagctattgcggctttcgtgacgtcgcctgacagacgggtgaagtggggtggtccaaaattttttgaccaatcgcggtgcggtgactgcagaattggaatagaaaagttcggaatggttttacgttatagcgcccctgttctACTTATTTCGAGTAGTGTCCACTTAACCCTCCTGCTGCACAAAGTCACAAgtgtcaccacgtcaaagtggcgTGTGCTTATTTCAGATGCGTTATTGTGCAGAACAAAACTGTCATATTTTTGCAGTAGCTGTAGACTGCCCCATTCTGAGATTATTTGATGATGACTGCCCACTAAAGTCGATCGCGATGGCTACTCGGGACAGCCGACGAGAACGCATTCCTTTGTGTATAATATTATGAACTTTGAAAGCAAACAGGCGACAATTAGACTATATTCTAAGTACAATGTTGGCGTTCCTCTTCGTGGCGCTAAGCGGTGAACTTTCTTATCTTGTTTAGtggttgctgcagttccgcagccGTGTTGGCAGTATATATTTTTCAAGCCCTTTCGGCAAGCCAACGATTCTACTATGTCAGTGCGCCTGTATTAGTGCTCGCTGGTCAAGGCCATGGCGTTCACACTATTAGGATGTTCCGGTTTGTAATGATTATGCCCGTTCTCTACTTGGTATGCCTACCGTCTGAGCAATCAATTCCATCAAAAAAtgttgacagcatgcttcgttatGCGCACTCATCACACTGAGAACTTTCGCGCACAATCGAGTGTGATTCTTATCAAAGTTCTTGCCGGGAGTTGCTCCCTTTTGCAGCTCGCGCAAGGGTCCAATCAGGATTATGAATTTGAATCCTACTCCAGCTCAATCACGTGTGAAACTGCACTTGGGCCATCGGTATCATGCGACTGTGAGAAACACAGCGAACAACGCCGGGCAGGGCAATTAAGCTAAGCTCATTTTAGGTTCTAGTTAGCATTCAAGGCCATACAGATAGAAAGAAACATCATAGGCGCAGCGTAGAGAGCGCAGAATTAGGAAACCGGCATACATTTTACAGGCCACTGATGTCGTttgttctttgtttattttttagttTAAAAATAGGCCTGCGATAGTAAATATCTACTGCCCTGATTTTCCTTCATTCGAGACAACCGAACATGTACGCTTCTTTGCGAATCACAGCGGCTGTGGACTCACCAACAATTTTTACGCAAATCGGTTTTTCCCTGGGGAAAATCAGAGCGTTTCCCTAGGGAAAATATCTTATGCGAACACTACCCTTCCTGTTGTTACACAGCCGCCATACAAAAAGTTTTCAGAGCATTGAGAGCAGCGTGATGGGCAAGATTGAAAAATAAAGACGTAGAATTGCGACTGTTTATTGACATGCTTCTTAATTGTCTTCAGGCCTGCGTTTGCAAGTTTAAAAGGCGCGCATTGCAGAAAGCGGGCATAAATACACATGAAGCAATTGGGGTGACTAGCCTAGCAGAAAGTTGGAAGTTATACATGGGAATCTTACGCAGTTACTACGCGGATTAGAAATGACTTTTCATGTATGTTTCGTAATGTGCTTCTGTAAACATTCAACtaattaataatttttttctcgtccTAAATATTTTATGGCGCCGTTGAACAACGGAGCAGGGAAAATTGCTTTCTGAACATTTTTAGGCACTGTGTCCTATCCAAATTTATTATTTTAATTGTCTAAACTACATGTATTGTTCACGCCGCATCTTCACTGTCGGCGGCTTCACCTTCACTTCCTTCTGCTGTGGCGTCATCGGCAGATGCCTCGGGAGCAGCCTCCTCCACCGGCCCAGCAGCCTCCGCGGGCTGTTCCGCCTCTGCGGTTTCTTCAGCTGGTGCTTCTGAGTCTTGTTCTACAGCTGCTTCTGCGGGTTCTTCAGCAGCTTCTTCTGCAGCTGCTTCTGCGGCTTCTTCAGCGGCTTCCTCAACAACCTCCTGATCCGTCTCCTCAGCAGCCTCTTCGGCGGTAGCCTCCTCTACAGCGGGCTCCTCAGCGGCTGGCTCTGCAGCAGCGGACTGTTCGGCGGCTGGCTCTTCAGCTGCAGGCTCTTCAGCGGTGGCCTCCTGAGCGGGAGCTTCTTCAGCGGGCTGCTCCGGTGCTTGTTCAGGTGCGGCTTCCTCGGTTTCTTGCGCGGCTTCTTCTGCGGGGGCAGCTGGCTCGGCAGCGGGCTGTTCTTCGGCAGGTGCAGGCTCTTCAGCTGCAGCAGTTTCTTCCGCAGCTGGTGCTGGTGCAGGCTCTTCTGGTGCAGGCTCGGGGGCGGGGGCCGGTGCTGGGGCCGGAGCCGGTGCTGGGGCAGGAGCAGGAGCAGGTTCTGGAGCGGGGGCTGGTGCGGGTGCTGGAGCAGGTGCAGGTTCAGGAGCTGGGGCAGGTGCTGGTTCGGGAGCTGGGGCAGGTGCTGGTTCGGGAGCTGGGGCGGGTGCAGGCTCAGGAGCAGGTGCAGGCTCGGGAGCTGGGGCGGGTGCAGGCTCAGGCGCAGGTGCGGGAGCTGGTGCGGGCTCAGGGGcgggtgctggtggtggtggcggcagcACGGCGACGCACTTGCCATTTAGGCATTCGCCGTTGAATACCTTTTTAGTCTGCAAAATTCAAAGCGGCTCTGGTGAAGGAATAGCATGTCAAGAAGGGATATTCGGTTTACGTAGGGACGactgccgtttttttttcagagctaGGTGCTCATACGTTGCTTATTGAATCGATAGGTTGAAGCTGGGCGTTCATGCGAGGCATTTTAGATTAATATCAAGCCCTGCGTCTTGTTTGTACCCATTCCTCCCGCGCAGTAGAGCGAATACGGCGGTATTTTTGTTATATGCGCTAATAGGCAAGGTTATTGTTCTTGATATTAATTGCAAAAGTATTTGAAGTGTAGTTTGAGAAGAATGGGAGGAAGCCAGTTCTCGTTTCAAGCTCGTTTCAAGTATCGTTTCAATTTCAATCAACACCTATCTTTATAAAAACCTTGCAGTAAAGAATCATGTGGGTCCTACATTCGTTACCTTCTTTTGATGTAAGTATCACGAATATGTGACCTGATGTTTTCATTGCTGATGGAATTTCGTTTGTTAGTCTAGCTTTCTGACCATTTAGGACATCTTTAGATTTCAAAGCTGCTTTTCTCGAAGCATCTGGTATCTTGTCTGGTTGATTTCAGAGTGAAGTTCGCTCTCTTTGGCGATTTTGCTAAGTTGAATGTGCATGCCGTCCTTGGTTTACGTTGCCGCTTGACTTGTCTTCTTTTGCTATTACTAATAGTAGCATGTTTAATGTTTAATGGTCAAGCCACCGCATAattctgctcccccccccctactctcACTATCTATTCCTCGACATTTAACCAAAGGTACTTTAAAAATGCTTTCTGTTCAATCCGCTCTCTGCCAACCCAGTCAACGTGCTGCGGCATTCTTTGCTTTTGTATCTTTTCAatttcctttccttcttcctgAGGAATAGGCTGGAGTTGGGCCCCTTTCGATGGCATGTACCAGCCTGCTCGTCTgatttgcattatttgggtatattATGTAAGTGATATGACGTGAAACGATTATAATAATTATAACAATATTAATGGTGCATACTCCCCGCTGAGTGAGAACCGGATAGTGCCGGGAATTTTTTATAAAGACATCCCTTTGCCGAAGTAATTTATTTCAAACGCAGAAACCACGCACCTTGTTGGCTGGTCATCGTAAACACTACTTATGAACCGGCATGTGGGGATAAGAATTATAATAGAATTACTTCTTTCAACTCTTCTTAATTTGGATGACACTTCTTCAACATTGAACTAGCCGCGGCATTGAGTGTAAAGAATACTCTGTAGTTCTATTAGATACAAAAGTAGATGCGCTATGTAAGATATCTGAGAGCGAAAAATATGCAGTATTGCAGTTCAATTTAAACATCAAAGTAATGGCTCTGCAATATAACTCGTAAACTACACACCTAATACGACGCAAAATACATGCCTTAATATCGGCTTAACTAATGCAGTTTGTATGTTCTCAGAGCCTGATCTCATCTTCGCAAAATTTAATGACACTTTCAGGCACAATAAAATGCTGACTTACTGTGCATGGTGTTCCATTGTCTTCAGCCTCGAAGCGTATGGGATATCCTTGGCATAAGTACTTGCATGGGTTTCTTAGTCGTGCGAAGATCAactgaaaataataaaaatattatgcCTTAGTGGGGCAGGAAAAAAGAATCCCAAATTTATGAAAGTTGAATATTTCGTGAATACATGACGATAGCTATTGAGTGCCTCAACAAAGTACAATGTTCTCAACATATCGTTTAATGCTCACATGACAGGTATACTTGACCTGATATTTAAGAAAGGATTCCATTGCGATCTAAAGCTCTTAGAGGGATCCTGCAGCATTCTATCATCCCCATATTCGTGAAAGCGCTATATAGAATACCTTATTCTATATTGCCCAAGAGCGAACGCTCATTTTAAGTAATGCGACATGGAAGGAAACGCTTTTTAATGGAAGGCAAATTTACAATCCAACAAGATGAACTAATATGTTAACTTCAGCTGAAGGTGAAAATGCCAATTACATTTCGTATCATGAAAACATTATTTACTACATGGTAATTATTTCCAAGAATAATCTGCTCTAACACGTGCCTCTAACATTCGAGCAATACTTCAGCAGTATGTACAGAATGTAAGAGTTTCCTTACAAAGCCGTAGTTAGTCGCCTCTGGGCACTTGGGAAGAGCCAAGCCAGGTGATGCCACGCCCAAAGGAACGGCTAGAGAAGCGATTGAGGCGAgacaaaaaacgaaaacaaacaaaacaatgtgGGCTTAGCTATGATGCGTTGAAATCATCCACAGACACTCAACACAGGCACATAATACCAAAAGAAACGGTCCAAGGGCATCTCACCGATAAGTCTCTATACATAAAAGCAAAATGAAACAGCTGTTTTCTTCGGGGCCGAATTCGCACATTTTTCCGCTCATAAGTGCTTTGTGTCAGTGCCGGTAGCCATCGCAATCAATATGTCCGACATTAGAATTGCCTGGCGCCGGTTCTCAGAAAAAGATTTCTATCATAAGAAGCATTTCGTGAAGACGGAAATTCTGTGCGCAGCTGCTAGAGTAGTCACGGGACGGGGATGTGTCAGAAAGCGCCTACATAAGGCCTTCAACATAAAACACTACTTGCCTATAGCATGATGCTACTGAGTGTTTGGAGTGCTGATCAGGTGCAATCTTTGGCTCGCAGTCACCGATGTCATATTCCGAATTAAGCTTTAGAAAGTGGTTGGCGCTGCGGCGCATATCGCTATCGCGGCCAATCGGCGTAATAACGAGATGATCGAGGTAGGTATGGACAGTCGCAGGCGAACGTTATGTAAGATGGTTTTCGAGAATATGGACACGTTGTACTAATCTACCTGTTGTATCGCTACCAGTAGGTCGCTGTTATAAGTTTCAGAGCAAGAAAATTGGCAACGATGGCGGAGTTCTCCTTACACACTTTCAGATGCGCTTACCAAGGTACACACTTTACTTCCTCATTGGTGACAGTACGAGAATAGAAATGTTTTTATACATAATTCGTGTAGCGTACTAGTACTTCAAGTGGCCATAATTATCAGAATTTTGACATTTCACCTCTGCAGACACAGCTAAACAAGCTTTTTTTAAACATAATATAATTGATAAAACATATTACATATATAAAATAGTTAACAAATATAGATGTGATTCGGTAAAATCACACAGAACAACAGGTTAAATTATTGCCATTCCGTAGGTCCTCACTTTGAAGTGTCGCCACAGGCTTGGTTAAGAACTTTGTCTGACAGTTCAAGAAGCGTGTTTACCTGTCATTACACTCTAAATACAATCCATATGAGTTTCTGCAAGTGCGGCCATTCTATACTTTGTAAGATATAGACACAGCTGGCGTAATCACCCGTCACAGGCCTCATTCATAACGGATTGGCTAAACAAATCAAATAAATCAGTTAGTTAAAATGTACAGAACAATTCTAATTGCCCTGCTCATCGCACACCTGTTTATCAAGAGGGAAAACATCCAGAATGAACTGCTCACCCATAACTTGCACCGCCATGCAGACCATGACGGCGCTGAGACACAGGATTCTTGCGTTCACGATCATCTTGCTTCTCGGGTGGTACTCCTTTGTGCTTGTCAGTTTCAAACGTTTCTTTCGCCTTCACTGTGTGCCTGGTTTATATTCGTGCGCTCTTTTATACGCCTAGCCGTTGCTTCACCGCGAACGGTGCAATTCAGACAAAGCTCTATTTTCATTGGCTACCGAGCTTACGTGGGTGACGTCACGTTTATGGAAGTTCCGTTTAGAGCCCCTCTTCTAAACATGAGGCAAAGCAATCGCACAGCGTATTGACGTCTCTGAGAAAAGGGCCTGCGACGATTCCTCTACAGATAAGCGCCTCGGTGACCCCTGCCCACGGTGACGTCATATCGTAGGCAAACCATCATAAACATTTATTACGCGAAGACGCCGCTCGTCTGACCACGGTTCACAGCGTCGTGACGGGCAGGTATTGTTTGTTTCGCAGTTATCTCTTCAGCAGCAGTCATACTCAAACAGCAGACAGAGCCTTAGTGCTCCTATTCTTGTCTTTTCTTTCGCACTATTTAGTTTTTCTTCAGCAATTTTTACACACAAATCTTAATGTAAGACAAGAAACCAATATCGTGTGCTCGTTTGCCATCGGGAAAATTCAGTCGTTAGCTTTCTTTCTCTTAAGCTCTCTGTGTTCCTTCCATGTCTCGTTGAAGGTGACAACCACACACGCGTGAGGATAATTCCCGGATGCCGCTTCTTCTGCGACAGGATGTAGATAACACCGTCTACGGCCCCGTTAGAGTAAGTGCGAACTAATTGCGCTTGTCTTGACGCTTGGAAGCCAATGATAATGAATGTTCTCTAATGAAACGTTCATAAAAGATTTCAGTTTCCATCACATATCTCGGAAAATCTCGAGTCATAAACAATCTctcctctatttcttttttttttcatttctggagCAAATGTTTCTATCGGCGTGATGATGACAATCAAGAGCCTGTATTGATAAAAAAGGGGTTCTTATGCTTGAACTACCCTTAAGACGAGACGTCAGCCAATCGTGGTGGTCGTAATATTCTTTGCAAAGACAACCGGCCAATGCAAAACTGACCTTGCGCACAAATAGCAAGGCAAATTTGAAGCCAAATATGCTGTGAAACATTTAGTACTCCAACGTAGCAGCATAAATTGAGGCTGTTCATCGGGACTCTATCACTGTTTATTAACCACCGCGCTGTGCGAAATAAAGCTGTGCACTCAGTCTGACATCCGTTTTGGCAGCTTAGTATAGTATGGTATAGAATAGTATAGTATAGCGTGGTATAGTATAGCCTAGTAGAACAATTATACTGAGAAGCTAATAGCTTTTCGAAGCGAGTAGCACCATGGGTACGTTGTTTCTTTAGGAGACGTATCAGGGTTTTGTGCAGAGGTTATTGTCGAATGGGGAAAATATATTCGATCTAAATTGTACAGTCGAAGGAGCCTTTTCTACTCTTGCCTGCCCCTTTGTGAAGGTGGCGCTCACTTCCGCCGAACGTCGGCTCCGCCATTACAACCCCACTGCTGGGTATTTGCTATCCATTAACAGTCAGTGAAACACTCTGCCTGCGTCCCCAGAATTGTATGCTACATGGAGTTCTCCGAGGTGCATCGCCAACCGGCAGCAGCATCTCAAAGATGGTGACCCACCTTCTGCCAAGTGCGCATGCGAGGCGCTACTCTTACTACTGTGCAACTTTTCCTTGTATTGATgttgaatttgtaaattgcattgATGAAGTTGAGACTTTCCGAAAGAGTTGTCTTCTAGTACTCGCCTTTTCATCATTCTGCTGTCGAACAAACAACAATGGCGAAATGTTAAAATGAACTTAGCTAAAAGGCCACTCTCAGTTTTATGCAGACGGGCTTTGTCGCACTTGCGGCAATAGTGGCCGGCCTATCATTTACTCTTTcattaaattttcttttcaataatgatgatgataacaacAACCATGCAAAATAGCCACTGCAGTATATTGCTGCTTATTCAAGTGGTTAAGCCATTAACGATTACCGTGACCATATGGTTACGCGAGCAATGGCAGCGAATGGCAATATATTAAGATTTTAAGCGCTGCACGAATGTTACCGCATAAGCGCGTTGGAAAGGTTAGGTTAAGTGGCCACACCTGTCTTTGTTTTCGATGGACCTCCTCAAAAAGGTCAAAATTGGGGCTGTCGTGAATGGCACTTCGCTATGCAGAGCTTCACGGGCACGTTTCTTTGAAATATTTCAAAAAAGGTTAGAACTGCGCAGAAAAACAACGTTTTTTTTCACACTTTTAGCCTtccttcaagtatgaaccaactaggcaGAAAGAACAACCTACTTCAATAATTTACGCCGAGATACTGTGTTGCACGTCAAAGAAGAAAGCGCTATAAACATGCGACCATGACTGTATTTTTGTGTCAGGCAGATGTTTGTTCCTAACAGAGGACGTCATCTGCAGACAGGAACTCGCGTGTGGCAAAGAAGGTGGTTTGGTTCCGCCCCTGAATGCTGTTGCCCGATACTATAGACATACGTGCGGCACCAATTAGAGGGATGTAAACGTAAAAGTCTACAGGATCGTTATCTGTGACACTCCGTGGTGGTGGAAGATCCGCTTCTCTAAGAACGCCGCCATGTGGTGACATAGCCTTTTTGCTATCACGGTATAAGCACCAAATGGAGTCACTTTGTTGCAGTAGCCGACAATGGAAAGAGACGCAGATGCGCTGTGGAGAATTGCAACCGCAAAAGACGCGCCCAATACACGTAATAATGTGTCCTATTACGTGTGCCATGCTTCCTAACGTATTACGAGCGATAAGCAATGCACATGACTATTCCTTACCAAGTGTGTAACTTTAGGAGCGTTCAATGTTTCTTTTACAAGACTATTGTTAACAAAGTAAATATAAGCTCATTGTGTTTACGTTTCCGTTCAAGGAATAAAATAAAGGTTTGTCTTTTCGTGCATTTTCCTGTTGCCCAAAAGTCCAATGTGACCCTAAGGTCATGGGCTGTATATGAAAAACTAAGAGTACATGGATTTTTTTATATATGAGTACGGCACCTAAAATAATCTTAATAAACGACATTGTTAAAGTGATTGCCAGAAAAACATTCCTCAATGTGCGAATGTGTAGCGTCACATGAAGCagctattagagagttttaggttgtctggtattccggtaaccgcaGGCGGACTGGACGTTTTGCCGGATGGATGGCAGGCGCGAACGGAAGTAGCTTGAAAGGACGTGCCACATGGTGGCGCAGAGCCGAACGAAAGAAATATAAAGGTCATTTTGCACTAAgaaagtgtattctacttcgctgctggtgtagaTTTTTGGCAGCGGTGAATCGTGACATAATTACGTCACTGCAAAAATTTGCATCAGCGCCAAAAACTAACGCATCTTGTTATTGAAATTAAAGTTCCGTGTTTGCCTGGCTATATTCTaagccaccaggtggctgcgctGTTCGGGCCGCTCACGCTTACGGCTCCGCCCATCCGGCAAATGGCCCAGACCACCCTCCTTTGCGGAATACTCGACATGCTAAATTGTTAATGAAGTGGTACGCGATACCCCACATTACGTTAAAAAAGGGATGCAGAATGCATTATGCTAAGTCATATGTCTGAGCATTAGCTAAAAAAGTTGTTCCATGACAATTGCTTTAAATACGTGTTTTTCATGATATAGGCAGGTCCTACCATGACTGCGTGAGTCAGAAAATAGAGTGCAGTATTCGCCAAGCGTATTTCTTGCGGGTGTTAAGCTGGTGTTTGATTATTGTTTTTTGCTAGTCCTTCATACACGGAGAGGATAGCTTCCCAGAGCCTTCTAATGTCCGCTTGTAAGCGCTGCTATACGGACGTTTGTCTAATATCAACTCCTGCTTCATTGGCTCCACCTCCGAAAGAAATGACACTATGCGAGAAAGTTGCAATTCGTCTTCATATCGATGAACCGAGCCTTCTAGTGTGCTGAAAGCATAGCAGTTACAACGAACGTAGAAATCTTTGAAGATGGCAACAACCTCACTGGAGCTATGCCAACTGAATATGTCAGTGCCCAACAATGACGTACCTAGTGTCCCTAACGTCATGCTGCAAAAGTTGGACGAAACCTTCGCTCCCACTGCCCATCAGAGCCGGCAGAGTAGAGAACGTAAACAGGGAGCACTTGTTATCAAAGTTTCCTGTGGACACCGTCAGCTCCACCATTaacgcattttcttgttttgttgtttttatttttattgttatcgCTGTTGTTGAACACTACGGTGGTAACACACGTTTCGTTGCGCTTAAGTTCTTCGGTACGATAGGCGAAGGTAGACCTCCACTTTTAGAACGTCATTAGAGGAGGACGAACTTATAAGCGGTACC is a window from the Dermacentor variabilis isolate Ectoservices chromosome 3, ASM5094787v1, whole genome shotgun sequence genome containing:
- the LOC142576353 gene encoding uncharacterized protein LOC142576353; the encoded protein is MIVNARILCLSAVMVCMAVQVMAVPLGVASPGLALPKCPEATNYGFLIFARLRNPCKYLCQGYPIRFEAEDNGTPCTTKKVFNGECLNGKCVAVLPPPPPAPAPEPAPAPAPAPEPAPAPAPEPAPAPEPAPAPAPEPAPAPAPEPAPAPAPEPAPAPAPAPAPAPEPAPAPAPAPAPAPAPAPAPEPAPEEPAPAPAAEETAAAEEPAPAEEQPAAEPAAPAEEAAQETEEAAPEQAPEQPAEEAPAQEATAEEPAAEEPAAEQSAAAEPAAEEPAVEEATAEEAAEETDQEVVEEAAEEAAEAAAEEAAEEPAEAAVEQDSEAPAEETAEAEQPAEAAGPVEEAAPEASADDATAEGSEGEAADSEDAA